A DNA window from Capnocytophaga sp. ARDL2 contains the following coding sequences:
- a CDS encoding zinc ribbon domain-containing protein, with the protein MAKKAETVEETLRALYDLQLIDSRIDEIRNMRGELPLEVEDLKDEVAGLTTRLEKLSNDVEQIDFQIKAKKNEIDGFKEAIKKYTEQQKEVSNNREFNALTKEIEFQELEIELAEKKIKEMKVSIEHKKDLITQNTQKLNDKSQHLAHKEAELNTLLSETEKEESALIKKSEEFAVLIPERYLTAYQRIRSGVKNKLAVVSIDRNASAGSFFTIPPQVQLEIATRKKIMTDEHSGRILVDRALALEEKEKIDEIIKNLK; encoded by the coding sequence ATGGCAAAAAAAGCAGAAACAGTAGAAGAAACATTAAGAGCTTTGTACGATTTACAATTGATTGATTCTCGTATTGATGAAATCAGAAATATGAGAGGAGAGCTACCATTGGAAGTAGAAGATTTGAAAGACGAAGTAGCAGGATTGACTACACGTTTGGAAAAATTGAGCAATGATGTAGAGCAAATCGATTTCCAAATCAAAGCAAAGAAAAACGAAATTGATGGATTTAAAGAAGCTATCAAAAAATATACAGAACAACAAAAAGAAGTAAGCAACAACCGTGAGTTCAACGCTTTGACAAAAGAAATCGAGTTCCAAGAATTGGAAATTGAGTTGGCTGAAAAGAAAATCAAAGAAATGAAAGTGTCTATCGAGCACAAAAAAGATTTGATTACGCAAAATACTCAAAAACTAAACGATAAATCACAGCACTTGGCACACAAAGAAGCAGAATTGAACACATTGCTTTCTGAAACAGAAAAAGAAGAATCTGCTTTGATCAAAAAATCTGAGGAATTTGCTGTATTGATTCCAGAGCGTTATTTGACTGCCTATCAACGTATCAGAAGTGGTGTGAAAAACAAATTGGCTGTAGTATCTATCGATAGAAATGCTTCTGCTGGTTCGTTCTTTACCATCCCACCGCAGGTACAGTTAGAAATCGCTACTCGTAAGAAAATTATGACAGACGAGCACAGCGGACGTATCTTAGTAGATAGAGCATTGGCTTTGGAAGAAAAAGAAAAAATTGACGAAATTATCAAGAATTTGAAATAA
- a CDS encoding outer membrane beta-barrel protein — MKKIVGITCLFLSFAGIAQKKDKPIEPTVKVVDSLYREDHFYAGVSHIYTMDTPTGYKQNGISVGMQAGFLRDIPVSKDRRWSIAPGVGIAFQSVNNNLFVINPEKSDYEVGDFYKSNGQRYWAIEFPIEFRWRTSTVQSHKFWRIYTGLKYSYIYSYRTKYSGSYGDYTHTQDKNINKGLITAYIVTGFNTWNMQIGYTFTPMYKANTVMNEPSFKGLHLGLMFYIL; from the coding sequence ATGAAAAAAATAGTTGGGATTACGTGTCTATTCCTCAGTTTTGCTGGAATAGCACAGAAAAAAGACAAACCGATAGAGCCTACAGTTAAAGTGGTCGATTCGCTCTATAGAGAGGATCATTTTTACGCAGGTGTTTCGCATATTTATACTATGGATACGCCCACTGGCTATAAGCAAAATGGAATTTCTGTGGGTATGCAAGCGGGATTTTTGAGAGATATTCCTGTGAGCAAAGACCGTAGATGGTCGATTGCACCAGGTGTGGGCATTGCTTTTCAATCCGTAAATAATAATTTGTTTGTAATCAATCCTGAAAAAAGCGATTATGAAGTAGGAGATTTTTACAAGTCAAATGGTCAACGCTATTGGGCGATCGAATTTCCTATTGAGTTTCGCTGGCGTACTTCTACCGTACAATCACATAAGTTTTGGCGTATCTATACTGGATTGAAATACAGTTATATATATTCTTATCGTACAAAGTATTCGGGTTCGTACGGAGATTATACACACACACAAGATAAAAACATCAATAAAGGTTTGATAACTGCCTATATCGTAACAGGTTTTAATACGTGGAATATGCAGATAGGATACACTTTTACGCCTATGTACAAAGCCAATACGGTGATGAACGAACCGTCTTTTAAAGGTTTGCATTTAGGATTGATGTTTTACATATTATAA
- a CDS encoding DUF6495 family protein, giving the protein MKYTRLTKEQLEELHVEFANFLASQQIDKEEWEDLKKNKPEVAEEELNVFSDLVWEGALTAARYMEHFSKNHIFLFRFDETSIDTVVLKTENTSVDFLKKEGLEWLSENMFSPEVEIRKGAKTFGEDRNGELFEIIRQGAFFSNGELYHQIADLMK; this is encoded by the coding sequence ATGAAATATACACGATTGACTAAAGAGCAATTGGAAGAGTTGCATGTAGAATTTGCCAATTTTTTGGCTTCACAACAAATAGATAAGGAAGAGTGGGAAGATTTGAAAAAAAATAAACCTGAGGTAGCAGAGGAGGAGTTGAATGTGTTTTCTGATTTGGTATGGGAAGGAGCACTGACGGCAGCTCGCTATATGGAACATTTTTCAAAAAATCACATCTTCTTGTTTAGATTTGACGAAACATCGATTGATACAGTGGTATTGAAAACAGAAAATACCTCGGTGGACTTCCTTAAAAAAGAAGGATTGGAATGGTTGAGTGAAAATATGTTTAGCCCAGAGGTAGAAATACGCAAAGGAGCAAAGACATTTGGCGAAGACCGAAACGGCGAATTGTTTGAAATCATCCGTCAAGGTGCATTTTTTAGCAATGGCGAATTGTATCATCAGATAGCAGATTTGATGAAATAA
- the bcp gene encoding thioredoxin-dependent thiol peroxidase, whose translation MIKIGDKIPAFKAINQEGETVSSEQFLGKKLVLFFYPKASTPGCTAQACNLSENYEILQKQGYNVLGISADDVKRQKNFHTKNKLTYDLIADTEKEIIEKFGVWQLKKFMGKEYFGIVRTTFLFDENSICTNIIEKVKTKAHAEQILA comes from the coding sequence ATGATAAAAATAGGAGATAAAATCCCTGCTTTCAAAGCAATCAATCAAGAGGGAGAAACAGTTTCATCTGAACAATTTTTAGGAAAGAAATTAGTGTTGTTTTTTTATCCAAAAGCAAGTACTCCTGGTTGTACAGCTCAGGCATGCAACCTCAGTGAAAACTACGAAATATTGCAAAAACAAGGGTATAATGTACTTGGCATCAGTGCTGATGATGTAAAAAGACAAAAGAATTTTCACACAAAAAACAAATTAACATACGATTTAATTGCTGATACTGAAAAAGAGATTATAGAAAAATTTGGCGTATGGCAATTGAAAAAATTTATGGGAAAAGAATATTTTGGTATTGTCCGTACTACGTTTCTCTTTGACGAAAACAGCATTTGCACCAACATCATCGAAAAAGTAAAAACCAAAGCACACGCTGAGCAAATTTTAGCTTAA
- a CDS encoding lysophospholipid acyltransferase family protein, with product MQFVLAKIVYSFLILISLLPFRLLYVLSDVVYFLLYRVIGYRKKVVRANIKIAFPEYTTSQIIAIEKEFYKHFCDMFLEMIKTLSISKEDLLKRYTFSNIKLLKEYEAKGKSIVLMMSHYANWEWSMALNHYLSFQGYGIYRPLQNGHFDKIVRNIRSRFDTELISAYSLAREMRNHDRKGTKGVYLFINDQTPMLRKNQYWQDFFGINVPVFDGAEHIAINLDMTVLFLKVKKVKRGYYSAEFIEITDQACDTSDHFITRKFIQLVENQIKEEPKFYFWTHKRWKHQGKK from the coding sequence ATGCAATTTGTATTAGCAAAAATAGTCTATAGCTTCCTCATACTGATTTCTTTACTACCCTTTCGATTGTTATATGTACTTTCGGATGTAGTGTATTTCTTATTGTATCGAGTGATAGGCTATCGAAAAAAAGTAGTAAGAGCCAACATAAAAATTGCATTTCCAGAATATACTACTTCCCAAATCATAGCCATCGAAAAAGAATTTTACAAGCACTTCTGTGATATGTTTTTAGAAATGATAAAAACCTTGTCTATTTCTAAAGAAGATTTGCTCAAAAGATATACATTTTCAAACATCAAATTGCTAAAAGAATACGAAGCTAAAGGAAAAAGTATCGTTTTGATGATGTCTCACTATGCCAATTGGGAATGGTCTATGGCTCTAAATCACTACCTTAGTTTTCAAGGGTACGGAATTTACAGACCGCTACAAAACGGTCATTTTGACAAGATTGTTCGAAACATTCGTTCACGTTTTGATACAGAATTGATTTCTGCTTATTCATTAGCAAGAGAAATGAGAAATCACGATAGAAAAGGCACCAAAGGGGTGTATCTTTTTATCAACGACCAAACGCCTATGCTGCGAAAAAATCAATATTGGCAGGATTTTTTTGGTATCAACGTACCTGTATTTGACGGGGCTGAACATATTGCCATCAACCTCGATATGACGGTGTTGTTTCTCAAAGTAAAAAAGGTAAAAAGAGGATATTATTCGGCCGAATTTATAGAAATTACAGACCAAGCTTGTGATACTTCAGACCATTTTATCACTCGTAAATTTATCCAATTAGTTGAGAATCAAATTAAAGAAGAACCCAAATTTTACTTTTGGACACACAAACGATGGAAACATCAAGGAAAGAAGTAA